In a genomic window of Nitrosarchaeum sp.:
- a CDS encoding chemotaxis protein, producing MLSDMAAKKADKVSKKAVKHEPTPAAILKKVASVTDSSKALQKEIKVMSKIFGDNQKVLVSMKGMIDTLAQTLENIQKQSKQINILEDDTQKLFAGLNQVRTQANIVTKINEQTVRLQEEVHKINELQKSSPKTLELAQQVEDSMNSMRNNSQMIIKIAQRIDEVRDDLRKVAGKTDSLSNIGNEIDNLKNSIEEVTKKTGNVDVSSQVISSLNQELGKIKDDVNSASKLRTELDAIKIAIDAVAGKAAKIDSLGGVIEGLKQQFTTIAGNADSASNLSINSIKSISGKIDKIETEINSLSHRADSTAFVGEGLKSVQEDFSNFKKNVFEKTDKIEQKISSVSDILKRQDASTAEFHKKSDKIFEEMQQVKSTTSKASSESSKEVMALLKLSEYQSNIRMHAESKYGDSKDLENMAAQTAEIINLFDRLSIEAGEKIPLPHEVRQWAVSKILDCADKWEVRFSDIFTILTNAIGRDLLKESIRIQQIRDIYGIRAVDEIRTELNIS from the coding sequence ATGTTAAGTGATATGGCTGCAAAGAAAGCAGATAAAGTTTCGAAAAAAGCTGTAAAACATGAACCAACGCCAGCGGCAATCTTAAAGAAAGTAGCGTCAGTGACAGATTCTAGCAAAGCATTACAAAAAGAAATCAAAGTAATGTCAAAAATTTTTGGCGATAACCAAAAGGTACTTGTATCAATGAAAGGCATGATTGATACTTTAGCACAGACACTAGAAAACATACAAAAACAGTCAAAGCAAATCAACATTTTAGAAGACGATACACAGAAACTTTTCGCAGGACTAAATCAGGTAAGAACTCAAGCAAACATAGTTACAAAAATTAACGAGCAGACAGTTAGACTCCAAGAAGAAGTACACAAAATAAATGAATTACAAAAATCATCTCCAAAAACTCTAGAGTTAGCCCAGCAAGTAGAAGACAGCATGAATTCGATGAGAAATAATTCACAGATGATAATAAAAATTGCACAAAGAATTGATGAAGTAAGAGACGATCTTAGAAAAGTAGCTGGAAAAACAGATTCATTATCAAACATTGGCAATGAAATTGACAATCTAAAAAACAGTATTGAGGAAGTAACCAAAAAGACTGGAAATGTAGATGTGTCATCACAAGTGATATCCAGCTTGAATCAAGAGTTGGGAAAAATAAAAGATGATGTAAATTCTGCATCAAAACTTAGAACAGAGTTAGATGCAATTAAAATTGCAATTGATGCAGTTGCAGGCAAAGCTGCAAAAATTGATTCTTTGGGAGGAGTCATCGAGGGATTAAAGCAACAATTCACCACTATTGCAGGAAATGCCGATTCTGCGTCTAATTTGAGCATAAATTCCATTAAAAGCATATCTGGAAAAATAGATAAAATTGAGACAGAAATTAACTCATTATCGCATAGAGCTGATTCTACGGCGTTTGTAGGAGAGGGATTAAAATCAGTCCAAGAAGATTTTTCAAATTTCAAAAAGAATGTTTTTGAAAAGACAGACAAAATAGAGCAAAAAATTTCTTCAGTCTCAGATATTTTAAAACGGCAAGACGCATCAACAGCAGAGTTTCATAAAAAATCAGATAAGATTTTTGAAGAAATGCAACAGGTAAAAAGTACTACAAGTAAAGCATCTAGTGAATCATCAAAAGAGGTGATGGCATTACTAAAGCTGTCAGAATATCAATCAAACATCCGAATGCATGCAGAATCAAAGTATGGTGATTCAAAAGATCTTGAGAACATGGCAGCTCAAACTGCAGAGATAATCAATTTATTCGATAGATTGTCAATAGAAGCAGGAGAAAAGATTCCATTACCACACGAAGTAAGACAGTGGGCAGTAAGTAAGATTTTAGATTGTGCAGATAAATGGGAAGTAAGATTTAGCGATATCTTTACTATTCTAACAAATGCAATTGGCAGAGATCTACTAAAAGAATCAATTAGAATTCAACAAATCAGAGACATTTACGGAATTAGAGCAGTAGACGAAATTAGAACTGAATTAAATATTTCTTAA
- a CDS encoding glycosyltransferase codes for MVLNPFNVFVFDLFIISAIIITAYTCNFYYLTYLSIKRKVNHTTIEMGTPTITIQLPIYNEKYVAKRLVDAVCAMDYPKDKMVIMVLDDSDDDTVDLLFDVVNTYKKQGFQIEHIRRGTRKGYKAGALKYAMEITDTEFVAIFDADFIPPNWFLKKAIPHFVKSNIGLVQCRWGHVNENYSAITQAQALSLDFHFLIEQKAKSNSNLFMNFNGTAGIWRTDCISDAGGWHTATLVEDLDLSYRAQMKGWKCLFLPNIVVNAELPAQMNAAKRQQFRWAKGSIQCAIKLLTDIALKRKISIEAKIQAFVQLTRHIVYPLMLIQFLTLPVLLASNMNLYLVSFIPSLTIATYLAMGPGAYIMIIQSMYHKSWKSKVKILPALLVYNAGMSVNNSVAVFDAIFGKKNEFLRTPKYGIVTKKDNWKGKSYNLPFTKTTLLEIFFGVYGLMGILISIFSNNPVFAPIIGLQTVGFFYISFMSLSHTSFKRNKSLNISALTKKEKMEKRTYQLAMIGVFGIIVFGAFMSINGYHSDVYPLDRIRGNLDGIIGSADPESIKIHLTAIKQDLAIVMEKLPESKNPVWVFPTESTNFLRIDRDVDNMLVTAQTLTTVSSDSAAFQTGMTNIGERSLSIRQNIMDATPYLFVSISNIIFSTMWIAAILGIFAILKRKKDQLNTFDEVPGV; via the coding sequence ATGGTCCTTAATCCATTTAACGTATTTGTTTTTGATCTGTTTATCATATCTGCTATTATTATTACTGCATACACATGCAATTTTTACTACCTTACATATCTCTCAATAAAACGAAAAGTAAATCACACAACAATAGAAATGGGAACGCCTACAATTACTATTCAACTGCCAATCTATAATGAAAAATATGTTGCAAAGAGACTAGTCGATGCAGTTTGTGCGATGGATTATCCAAAAGACAAGATGGTGATAATGGTTCTTGATGATTCTGATGATGACACTGTAGATCTTTTGTTTGATGTTGTTAATACATACAAAAAACAAGGATTTCAAATTGAACACATTAGACGTGGTACAAGAAAGGGGTACAAAGCTGGCGCTTTGAAATATGCAATGGAGATTACTGATACCGAATTTGTAGCAATCTTTGATGCTGATTTTATTCCGCCAAACTGGTTTCTCAAAAAAGCAATACCTCATTTTGTAAAGTCAAACATTGGGCTAGTTCAATGTCGTTGGGGTCATGTAAATGAAAATTATTCTGCAATTACACAAGCGCAAGCACTCAGTCTTGATTTTCATTTTCTAATTGAACAAAAAGCAAAAAGTAATTCTAATTTATTTATGAACTTTAATGGAACTGCAGGAATTTGGAGAACTGATTGTATATCTGATGCAGGAGGATGGCATACTGCTACACTTGTTGAAGATCTTGACTTGAGTTATAGAGCTCAAATGAAAGGCTGGAAATGTCTTTTCTTGCCCAACATTGTAGTTAATGCTGAACTACCAGCTCAAATGAATGCCGCAAAAAGACAACAGTTCCGATGGGCAAAAGGTTCCATTCAATGTGCAATTAAGTTATTGACCGACATTGCACTAAAACGAAAAATCAGTATTGAAGCAAAAATTCAGGCATTTGTACAGCTAACTCGTCATATTGTTTATCCTTTAATGCTTATTCAGTTTCTCACATTACCTGTCCTTTTAGCTTCTAACATGAATCTCTATTTGGTTAGTTTTATTCCATCTTTGACCATTGCTACGTATCTTGCAATGGGTCCAGGTGCATACATTATGATAATTCAAAGTATGTATCATAAATCTTGGAAATCAAAAGTGAAAATTTTGCCAGCTCTACTTGTTTACAATGCTGGAATGTCCGTCAATAACAGTGTGGCCGTATTTGATGCTATCTTTGGAAAAAAGAATGAGTTTCTAAGGACTCCTAAATATGGAATTGTTACCAAAAAAGACAACTGGAAAGGCAAGTCATACAATTTACCATTTACAAAAACAACTCTTCTTGAGATCTTTTTTGGCGTTTATGGTCTGATGGGAATTTTAATTTCAATTTTTTCAAACAATCCTGTATTTGCCCCTATTATTGGGTTACAAACCGTCGGATTTTTCTACATCTCTTTTATGAGTCTCTCTCATACAAGTTTTAAAAGAAATAAATCACTCAACATTTCTGCTTTAACCAAGAAAGAGAAAATGGAAAAAAGAACGTATCAATTAGCAATGATTGGAGTATTTGGAATCATAGTCTTTGGAGCGTTTATGTCAATTAACGGCTATCACTCTGATGTTTATCCTCTTGATAGAATACGTGGAAACTTGGATGGTATCATTGGTTCGGCTGATCCAGAGTCCATTAAAATTCATTTAACTGCCATTAAACAAGACCTGGCAATTGTTATGGAGAAATTACCTGAAAGTAAAAACCCAGTTTGGGTATTTCCAACAGAATCCACAAACTTCCTCCGAATAGATCGTGATGTTGATAATATGCTTGTAACTGCTCAAACCCTTACAACCGTTTCTTCAGACAGTGCCGCATTTCAAACTGGCATGACTAACATCGGTGAACGCTCTTTATCGATTCGCCAAAATATTATGGATGCAACTCCATACCTGTTTGTCAGTATTTCTAATATTATATTTAGTACCATGTGGATAGCTGCAATTTTAGGAATATTTGCAATTCTTAAACGTAAAAAAGATCAACTAAATACATTTGATGAAGTACCAGGCGTTTAA
- a CDS encoding cation:proton antiporter domain-containing protein has protein sequence MDISFLQIDLSGISTIFEQFVSIFNPITGFHTSFITDLAFIMIIGAIVTLAFFKIKQPMIIGYLFAGMLLGPLSPLWTWVLPPNGISSDVSESIGILTDVSALNLFSEIGVILLLFVIGIEFPYAKIRSIGKMAIGVGTVGLFMTLGVIFYAASMLGLNSMDSLFIAAALSISSTAVIVKILEEMGRIKRESTILILGILIVEDVIAVILISSLQSIALVGTVSIESVLIVIIVAIGMIAGTFTLGTRIITPLIDRVAATEHREILLLSVLGVCFGYALLANIVGLSVAIGAFLAGVLVAESKSSEVSRLLASPIKDMFVAIFFISVGALMDVSQLQNYIVLAIALIAIAIGMKFGGNVVGSIIFRQKRGKAIRSAFTLAAPRGEFSIVIVKTGVDIGAVSAFLFPLIGVISIITAFITPFMVRASDKVIPIFEKKNV, from the coding sequence GTGGATATCTCTTTTCTTCAGATTGACCTATCTGGAATTTCTACAATATTTGAACAGTTTGTATCTATCTTTAATCCGATCACTGGCTTTCATACCTCATTTATCACAGATTTAGCTTTTATCATGATTATTGGCGCAATTGTAACCCTTGCGTTTTTTAAAATTAAACAACCTATGATCATCGGATATCTTTTTGCTGGTATGTTGTTAGGACCTCTGTCTCCACTTTGGACTTGGGTTCTTCCTCCTAATGGCATATCTTCTGATGTGTCTGAAAGTATTGGAATTCTAACTGATGTGTCTGCTTTGAATCTATTTTCAGAAATTGGAGTCATACTGCTTCTTTTTGTAATTGGAATTGAATTCCCTTATGCAAAAATCAGAAGCATTGGAAAAATGGCTATCGGTGTTGGTACAGTTGGCTTGTTTATGACACTTGGTGTAATCTTTTATGCTGCAAGTATGCTTGGACTAAATTCAATGGATTCGTTATTTATTGCTGCAGCACTTTCAATTTCCAGTACAGCTGTTATTGTAAAAATTTTAGAAGAGATGGGACGAATAAAGCGAGAATCGACAATTCTCATATTGGGAATTTTAATTGTAGAAGATGTCATTGCGGTTATTTTAATTTCCTCTCTGCAATCAATTGCGCTAGTTGGAACCGTGTCTATAGAATCTGTTTTGATAGTAATTATTGTTGCAATAGGTATGATTGCAGGAACATTTACTCTTGGAACTAGAATTATCACACCTCTAATAGATAGAGTAGCGGCAACTGAACATCGTGAAATTTTGTTACTTAGTGTGTTAGGTGTGTGCTTTGGCTATGCTTTATTGGCAAACATTGTTGGATTGTCTGTTGCTATAGGGGCATTTCTTGCAGGAGTATTGGTTGCAGAATCTAAATCATCTGAAGTTTCCAGACTATTGGCAAGTCCAATTAAAGATATGTTCGTAGCTATCTTTTTCATATCAGTTGGTGCACTGATGGATGTTTCTCAGCTTCAAAATTATATTGTTTTAGCAATTGCACTAATTGCAATTGCAATTGGTATGAAATTTGGAGGAAACGTTGTTGGCAGTATTATATTCCGTCAAAAACGTGGAAAGGCAATTCGTTCTGCATTCACATTAGCTGCTCCTAGAGGAGAATTTTCAATTGTTATAGTCAAAACTGGAGTTGATATTGGCGCTGTAAGTGCATTTTTGTTCCCATTGATTGGTGTAATTTCTATTATTACTGCATTTATCACGCCATTTATGGTGCGCGCCAGTGATAAGGTAATTCCAATATTTGAAAAGAAAAATGTCTGA
- a CDS encoding PRC-barrel domain-containing protein, with the protein MSVKLEDMPENTATADDFVGKKVIDREGISYGKVKHIHINQKTLIVSGVTIHQGFNKDYFLSADYIDKFTAETLLLGRPPIRTGIPVVDIDGHKIGKVKRLHKNPDTHELESLEVGDGILHSKIISKSEVWGIGEKVILKVTKEGYKKLE; encoded by the coding sequence ATGTCAGTTAAACTCGAAGATATGCCTGAAAATACAGCAACAGCAGATGACTTTGTTGGAAAAAAAGTCATAGACAGAGAAGGAATCTCTTATGGCAAAGTCAAACATATTCACATTAATCAAAAAACCCTAATTGTTTCTGGAGTTACCATTCATCAAGGATTTAACAAAGACTATTTCCTTAGTGCTGATTACATTGACAAATTCACAGCGGAAACACTACTACTTGGTCGACCTCCAATTAGAACTGGAATTCCTGTAGTTGACATTGACGGTCACAAAATAGGCAAAGTAAAACGATTACACAAAAACCCTGATACTCACGAATTAGAGTCACTCGAAGTCGGAGATGGCATTTTACATTCAAAAATAATCTCTAAATCTGAAGTATGGGGTATTGGAGAAAAAGTAATTCTTAAAGTGACAAAAGAAGGATACAAAAAATTAGAATAG
- a CDS encoding DNA repair helicase: MRLRDIKFEEEYRSDRNDIVAEFFFPCLSTCTEYDRCVDFLSIRNLTGIALGFDNFTSGKARLRMITGNKFKISDLNLLTKLFNEKYTKRFDGKLIKDNKIQKLQDFINNGQIELKIAITNSEMVSNLFSERIGIFKDGTGDAVAFTGTSSSLSTNIRDFESVDVFTSWNDKSRIDRKIKDFEDLWENKTKFVQVHDFMEAERNNLLKYSPEWVFEV; encoded by the coding sequence TTGCGATTACGAGACATCAAATTTGAAGAAGAGTACCGTTCAGATAGAAACGATATAGTTGCAGAATTTTTCTTTCCATGTCTATCTACATGTACAGAATATGACAGATGTGTAGATTTTTTGTCAATCCGGAATCTAACAGGTATTGCATTGGGTTTTGATAATTTTACTTCAGGTAAAGCAAGATTAAGAATGATTACAGGCAATAAATTCAAAATATCGGATCTTAATCTACTAACAAAACTCTTCAATGAAAAATATACCAAACGTTTCGATGGGAAGTTAATCAAAGACAATAAAATTCAGAAGCTTCAAGATTTCATAAATAATGGCCAAATTGAATTAAAAATAGCAATTACAAATTCAGAAATGGTTTCCAATTTGTTTTCGGAAAGAATCGGCATATTCAAAGATGGAACCGGAGATGCAGTAGCATTTACTGGAACTTCATCATCGCTTTCTACCAATATTAGAGATTTTGAATCAGTAGACGTATTTACATCATGGAATGATAAATCCCGAATAGATAGAAAGATTAAAGATTTTGAAGACTTGTGGGAAAACAAAACAAAATTCGTTCAAGTTCATGACTTTATGGAAGCAGAAAGAAACAATCTTTTGAAATATTCACCTGAATGGGTATTTGAAGTTTAA
- a CDS encoding nitroreductase/quinone reductase family protein, with the protein MSQIFRAVLSTKGRKTGRTHSVMLRAVKYNEKIYFSRHKPDGDWFKNAVVNPDVIIEYDNSRYTGKAKVVEDEKLEQKISQLKYPGEKRAEEKRVAIEITLYEQ; encoded by the coding sequence ATGAGCCAGATATTTCGTGCGGTATTAAGCACAAAAGGCAGAAAGACAGGCAGAACACATTCGGTAATGCTTCGTGCTGTAAAGTATAATGAAAAAATCTATTTTTCAAGACATAAACCAGACGGAGACTGGTTCAAAAATGCCGTAGTAAATCCTGACGTAATCATAGAATATGACAATTCAAGATATACGGGCAAGGCAAAAGTAGTTGAAGATGAAAAACTAGAGCAAAAAATTTCTCAGCTAAAATATCCAGGTGAAAAAAGAGCAGAAGAAAAAAGAGTTGCAATAGAGATTACACTATATGAACAATAG
- a CDS encoding MFS transporter produces the protein MTVDNEKITRSAWFILGTLSCLGLIAMYAETMILPAIPTLIEEFDMPYSTSSWILSSYMIAGAVATPIAGKLSDVYGRKKVLLIVMSIYSAGILAGGFADNLPFMIVARVAQGVGISMFPIAFGIIREVLPEKKLAIGQSIFTATFPAGATLGLLMGANIIQNYGWHTTFFTVFPIAVLLGLFILKFIHVKPLSDISENKVSLDIKGSLFLAITIISFLVGISYLENNTGDIFESIVFFAMTVTSLIIFIAIEKKVKSPLIDIKLLKNKMLLFGMLILLIAGLCTFMVYQTIPIMIQSPQPLGFGGSELTTATVQMPFMVIFLVGSILSGFVLEKIGNKRLTVIGTVVGAIGFFGLLMFHSSDYMVTVTLAVIAAGLSLAFIGGFNIVLLSTPIQFAGIALGMTLLFNLIGQSIGPSIAGMFQQMHRGTIDGISGSFPTPEAYTMIFVTAFAISLVSVAFAITLNRKIVA, from the coding sequence TTGACTGTAGACAACGAAAAGATTACTCGCTCAGCTTGGTTTATCCTTGGAACACTCAGCTGTTTGGGATTAATTGCAATGTATGCTGAAACTATGATCCTCCCAGCAATCCCTACGCTTATCGAAGAATTTGATATGCCATATAGCACATCCTCATGGATATTATCTTCATACATGATTGCAGGTGCAGTTGCAACACCTATTGCTGGTAAGTTATCTGATGTGTATGGCAGAAAGAAAGTCTTGCTAATTGTAATGTCGATTTATTCTGCAGGAATCTTGGCAGGAGGATTTGCAGATAATCTGCCATTTATGATTGTAGCAAGAGTAGCTCAGGGAGTAGGTATTTCCATGTTTCCAATCGCATTTGGAATAATTAGGGAGGTGTTGCCTGAAAAGAAATTAGCAATTGGACAATCGATATTTACTGCAACGTTTCCAGCTGGTGCAACATTAGGTTTGTTGATGGGTGCAAATATTATTCAAAACTATGGCTGGCATACAACCTTCTTTACAGTTTTTCCTATTGCAGTATTGCTTGGTTTGTTCATTCTGAAATTCATTCATGTAAAACCATTATCTGATATTTCGGAAAATAAAGTATCTTTAGACATCAAAGGTTCTCTCTTTCTTGCCATTACGATAATTTCATTTCTAGTTGGTATCTCTTATTTGGAAAACAATACCGGAGATATCTTTGAATCCATTGTCTTTTTTGCTATGACTGTTACATCATTAATTATATTTATCGCAATAGAGAAGAAAGTAAAGTCGCCATTAATTGATATAAAACTCTTGAAAAATAAAATGCTACTTTTTGGAATGTTGATTTTACTTATTGCAGGATTATGTACTTTCATGGTGTATCAGACAATTCCAATTATGATACAAAGCCCACAACCATTAGGTTTTGGAGGTTCAGAACTAACAACTGCAACAGTTCAGATGCCCTTTATGGTAATTTTTCTAGTTGGCAGCATCTTGTCCGGTTTTGTATTAGAGAAGATTGGAAATAAGAGACTCACAGTAATTGGAACAGTTGTTGGTGCTATTGGATTCTTTGGTCTTTTGATGTTCCACTCTTCAGATTACATGGTTACAGTAACGCTTGCAGTAATTGCTGCAGGGTTATCACTTGCGTTTATTGGTGGGTTTAACATTGTTTTGTTATCCACTCCAATTCAATTTGCAGGAATAGCACTTGGCATGACATTGCTTTTTAATCTGATTGGCCAATCCATTGGACCTTCTATTGCCGGAATGTTTCAGCAAATGCATCGAGGTACAATAGATGGAATTTCAGGTAGTTTTCCAACTCCTGAGGCATACACCATGATTTTTGTTACTGCATTTGCAATATCTCTTGTATCTGTTGCTTTTGCCATTACGCTAAACAGAAAAATTGTTGCATAA
- a CDS encoding tetratricopeptide repeat protein, translating to MTGLFSYPKRRLKKLVKDGDYSEALEFGKSLEKKFFNDPDYMFMMGSIYFILEDAKRAIPYFEKAANMAPDDIETLTLKTNVHLALEQKEEAIDCCKRIVKLQPDNYEAHGLLEKLESL from the coding sequence ATGACTGGTTTGTTTAGCTATCCGAAACGACGTCTAAAAAAACTAGTTAAAGATGGAGATTATTCAGAGGCACTTGAATTTGGAAAGAGTCTAGAGAAAAAATTTTTCAATGATCCTGATTATATGTTTATGATGGGAAGCATCTATTTTATTTTAGAAGATGCAAAGAGAGCAATCCCGTATTTTGAAAAAGCAGCTAATATGGCACCTGATGATATTGAAACTTTAACTTTAAAAACAAATGTTCATCTCGCATTAGAACAAAAAGAAGAAGCGATTGACTGTTGCAAAAGAATCGTAAAATTACAACCAGACAACTACGAAGCACACGGCCTACTTGAAAAATTAGAATCTCTATGA
- a CDS encoding 50S ribosomal protein L16, with product MHGANYRVGKGQPFCRKDFIKGNPQIKIAKFQGGKRANYDYCVQLLLNEKVQIRHMAIESCRLSASKKLEEATGETGYFGRLRIYPHVLLRENKMVATAGADRISEGMRRAWGKATSLGARVARNQCIMEFYVNAPHLEKAKEALRSACVKIPGTPNIKVIDWQKKMSP from the coding sequence ATGCATGGCGCTAATTATAGAGTCGGAAAGGGGCAACCATTCTGTAGAAAAGACTTCATCAAAGGTAACCCACAGATAAAAATTGCAAAATTCCAAGGAGGAAAGAGAGCAAACTATGATTATTGTGTCCAATTACTCCTAAACGAAAAAGTCCAGATTAGACATATGGCAATTGAATCATGCAGATTATCAGCAAGTAAAAAACTCGAAGAAGCTACAGGCGAAACAGGTTATTTCGGTAGACTCAGAATTTACCCTCATGTATTACTAAGAGAAAATAAAATGGTTGCAACTGCAGGTGCAGATAGAATTTCAGAAGGAATGCGAAGAGCTTGGGGCAAAGCTACAAGCTTAGGAGCCAGAGTTGCACGTAATCAATGCATCATGGAATTTTATGTTAATGCACCACATCTAGAAAAAGCAAAAGAAGCTCTTAGAAGCGCATGTGTCAAAATACCAGGAACCCCAAACATCAAAGTAATTGACTGGCAAAAAAAGATGTCACCATAA
- a CDS encoding peptidase, with amino-acid sequence MKALFLVISSIMILGSYAIPSAMAQVQAGGVELPGDPTWFAGEGLKKGDFFSYSMCHVDYRECVPFEMDMWIKGDKAAGSEQKWLVDVVVYDGNKVIKGNMEIGKLAPEPSGGTENLSVYRGAFKSSIVWLSAFANGYDESGDKGPKKFSAKSWGKIANIGGEQVIPFAIEKVTVRAGTFDTVDISWKTGGVRSHVWVVDNFPFPVKAHTYTHVSSGIPPTEYEFELLEYKENVVNDPFAKVISTEDSSNFQGCPSTDSLNKSVKRPTKNFEYQIHAYYSPDFPVEGCPMKWQINFLSKFHDTEFLNQVQFDLMVVDDKFTLPPLRSVAQDQGYDYLYSPSGLATIDMTVNHEPGIAHFVVYVYGLSPQGIVPSNPIDYLVIDLPISAKTGGTTSTIPSWIKNNAGWWADGSIDDNSFVQGIQFLIKENIIKIPPTSQGTSSTAKQIPSWIKNNAGWWADGSIDDKSFIEGLQFLIKEGIMKIPRAASTSSSSSSGPASWLD; translated from the coding sequence ATGAAGGCATTGTTTTTAGTTATTTCTTCAATCATGATTTTAGGTTCATATGCTATTCCATCTGCAATGGCTCAAGTTCAAGCTGGTGGTGTTGAACTTCCAGGTGATCCAACATGGTTTGCAGGAGAGGGTCTCAAAAAAGGTGATTTCTTTTCATATTCAATGTGTCATGTGGATTATAGAGAATGCGTTCCTTTTGAAATGGATATGTGGATTAAAGGTGATAAAGCAGCAGGGTCTGAACAAAAGTGGCTTGTAGATGTTGTAGTTTATGATGGAAATAAAGTGATTAAAGGAAATATGGAAATTGGAAAACTAGCTCCTGAACCATCTGGTGGTACTGAAAATCTTTCTGTGTATAGAGGTGCATTCAAATCATCTATTGTATGGTTGTCTGCTTTTGCAAATGGATATGACGAAAGTGGTGATAAAGGACCAAAAAAATTCTCTGCTAAATCATGGGGTAAAATCGCAAACATCGGTGGTGAGCAAGTGATTCCATTTGCTATTGAAAAAGTAACTGTTAGAGCTGGAACATTTGATACTGTTGATATCTCTTGGAAGACAGGTGGTGTTAGAAGCCACGTTTGGGTAGTTGATAATTTCCCATTTCCAGTTAAGGCTCACACATATACTCATGTGTCATCTGGAATTCCACCCACAGAATACGAGTTTGAATTATTAGAGTACAAAGAAAATGTTGTCAATGATCCTTTTGCAAAAGTTATCTCTACTGAAGATAGTTCTAATTTTCAGGGATGTCCAAGTACTGATTCTCTGAATAAATCCGTAAAAAGACCTACCAAAAACTTTGAATATCAAATTCATGCTTACTATAGCCCAGATTTCCCTGTGGAGGGATGTCCGATGAAATGGCAAATAAACTTCCTTAGTAAATTTCATGACACTGAATTTTTGAATCAGGTTCAGTTTGATCTTATGGTTGTCGATGACAAATTCACTTTACCGCCATTACGTTCTGTTGCACAAGATCAAGGATATGATTATCTGTATTCTCCGTCTGGACTAGCTACAATCGACATGACTGTTAACCATGAACCTGGTATTGCTCATTTTGTTGTTTACGTGTATGGATTATCTCCACAGGGAATAGTTCCATCCAATCCAATTGATTATCTAGTCATTGATCTTCCAATATCTGCAAAGACTGGTGGTACTACCTCGACTATCCCATCTTGGATTAAAAATAATGCAGGATGGTGGGCTGATGGCTCAATTGATGATAACTCCTTTGTTCAAGGAATTCAATTTTTGATCAAAGAGAACATAATTAAAATCCCACCAACATCCCAGGGCACCAGTTCTACTGCTAAACAAATTCCATCTTGGATTAAAAATAATGCAGGATGGTGGGCTGATGGCTCAATTGATGATAAATCCTTTATCGAAGGACTCCAGTTTTTGATCAAAGAAGGAATAATGAAAATTCCTCGAGCAGCTTCAACCTCTAGTTCAAGTAGCTCTGGTCCTGCATCATGGCTTGATTAA
- the endA gene encoding tRNA-intron lyase translates to MEETPLVKGELVSDQTCITDKEMIHELQLKGFGEIEKEELFLKSFESLYLLYSDKLILRKGKKQINFDDLLSVCQKNDPETLTKFLIYRDLKTRGYVVKDGFGFGSDFRVYERGQFGEKGAKFLIFGLNEGQQEKMGTLQKKIEQITQMGKEPVIAVIERRGEVIYYKINRMNFYENKVGLEELSQL, encoded by the coding sequence ATGGAAGAAACCCCTCTAGTGAAAGGCGAATTGGTCTCAGATCAAACTTGTATTACTGATAAAGAAATGATTCATGAACTTCAACTCAAAGGGTTTGGAGAAATTGAAAAAGAAGAATTATTCTTAAAGTCATTTGAGTCTCTTTATTTGTTATATTCCGATAAATTGATTCTTCGTAAGGGTAAAAAGCAAATTAATTTTGATGACTTATTGAGTGTCTGCCAAAAAAATGATCCTGAAACTCTAACAAAATTTTTGATCTATCGAGATTTGAAAACTAGAGGTTATGTTGTAAAAGATGGATTTGGATTTGGTTCTGACTTTAGGGTTTATGAAAGAGGGCAATTTGGTGAAAAGGGGGCAAAATTTCTAATTTTTGGTCTCAATGAAGGTCAGCAAGAGAAAATGGGTACTCTTCAGAAAAAAATTGAACAAATCACTCAGATGGGTAAAGAACCTGTAATTGCTGTTATTGAAAGACGTGGAGAAGTGATTTATTATAAAATTAATCGAATGAATTTTTATGAAAACAAAGTAGGTCTAGAAGAACTGTCTCAGCTTTAA